In one Thermodesulfobium acidiphilum genomic region, the following are encoded:
- a CDS encoding respiratory chain complex I subunit 1 family protein, translating to MISYILSILIFPGFLFSFLLGGLMDSFRRKLKAKMQLRIGPPLTQGFYDIIKLFSKETLIPENMPWVLYFIPPIIGVVSISIALSLFPIPLPFVKFNSHKIPFDLIVIFYLSEVPTICYLLFGYFTNSIFGQIGASRKAQLLFAYNVPMILIITALAFSVNGSPTFNLFDLATKGLNTTSIFLKIIFIPIFILCSLAKLKLNPFSIPNAEQEILEGPMVEASGPALALFEISHFMEWVILGFLFSYLFLPIFIIPTNLILISIILICFVFASLLSLLEAATARIELSQAINIFVKFTWPISILGLLLAFFTHV from the coding sequence ATGATCTCATACATACTTTCAATTTTGATCTTTCCTGGTTTTCTCTTTTCATTCTTGCTTGGAGGTCTTATGGACTCATTTAGAAGAAAGTTAAAGGCAAAAATGCAGCTTAGAATTGGTCCTCCACTGACACAGGGTTTCTACGATATTATAAAGTTATTTAGCAAAGAAACCTTAATCCCAGAAAATATGCCATGGGTTCTATATTTTATACCCCCAATTATAGGCGTAGTTTCCATATCAATTGCGCTCTCTCTTTTTCCTATTCCATTACCCTTTGTCAAGTTTAACTCCCACAAAATACCATTTGATCTAATAGTGATATTCTATCTCTCTGAAGTGCCTACTATTTGTTATCTTTTATTTGGATATTTTACAAATTCTATATTTGGTCAAATAGGAGCGTCAAGAAAGGCCCAACTTCTTTTTGCATACAACGTGCCAATGATATTGATCATTACGGCACTAGCTTTTAGCGTAAATGGATCCCCAACTTTCAATTTATTTGACCTTGCTACAAAGGGTTTAAATACCACATCAATCTTTTTAAAAATCATATTTATTCCGATATTCATTTTATGTTCACTTGCGAAGCTAAAGCTTAATCCCTTTTCAATACCAAATGCTGAACAAGAAATATTGGAGGGACCTATGGTAGAGGCAAGCGGACCAGCTCTAGCACTTTTTGAAATCTCGCATTTTATGGAGTGGGTTATTTTGGGATTTTTATTTTCTTATCTATTTTTACCAATATTTATCATACCAACAAATCTTATATTAATCTCAATAATATTAATTTGCTTTGTATTCGCATCGCTGCTCTCATTATTAGAAGCCGCAACAGCAAGAATTGAGCTCAGTCAGGCAATTAATATATTTGTAAAGTTTACCTGGCCAATTTCTATATTAGGGCTTTTATTAGCATTTTTCACACATGTTTAA
- a CDS encoding NADH-quinone oxidoreductase subunit B family protein produces the protein MIFKIGRSKSPWLFHLNTGSCNGCDIEIIALFASRYDVERLGCKLVGSPKHADICLVTGPVTARSKEPLLRIYDMLPNPKVVVCVGTCSISSGVFTDGYSIVGPAHKLIPVTAYVGGCSAHPKNIFLGLQKAIEVFKEGR, from the coding sequence ATGATTTTTAAAATTGGAAGAAGTAAATCACCCTGGCTGTTTCATCTAAATACAGGCTCTTGCAATGGCTGCGATATAGAAATTATAGCCCTCTTTGCATCAAGATACGATGTAGAGAGACTTGGCTGCAAATTAGTTGGCAGCCCAAAACATGCAGATATATGTCTGGTCACTGGCCCTGTAACAGCAAGATCTAAGGAACCTCTTTTAAGAATATACGACATGCTGCCAAACCCAAAGGTAGTTGTGTGCGTTGGCACCTGTTCTATAAGTTCAGGAGTATTTACAGACGGATATAGCATAGTAGGTCCTGCTCATAAATTGATTCCCGTAACCGCTTATGTCGGAGGATGCTCTGCTCATCCTAAGAATATATTTCTGGGATTACAAAAAGCAATAGAGGTTTTTAAGGAGGGAAGATGA
- a CDS encoding proton-conducting transporter membrane subunit, giving the protein MLLISDLFLAICLILLSNTKNKIIRFILVLITFSSLGYDLINFEIFSPFDLKSFFIITIFIVSTLISIILSVKDFEKSVSPLYIIAFIFQLFALLNHDALLYSIVLELLSLIAFGFLFMTIKSFNSYKIYFIVNVIYYLLFILNTTSFIPFIGFLALIAISLRLAATPFHWWQPKFVSITNPIISSAVVCVGEVIDFYLLFFILQEVKSISFITYQDLNNMLFFMAILSIIVGAIMAYLEKDLKRLLSYSTIDDTGYFLLALAIGNSLGLIAAVIILINHSVSKFGLFVITDKIENIFYTTNMSDLSGIAKKYPFLSITFLIFSLSLIGAPFLPGFSGKLLLYQAAFDKSLLLSIFLIIASCLTLIYYIRAYHKIFWGSEESMARNKMSFVEKFATNVSLTILCIAILFFGIYPNYLINVINNLIKVVH; this is encoded by the coding sequence TTGTTATTAATATCTGATTTATTTTTAGCAATATGTCTAATATTACTCTCTAATACAAAAAATAAAATTATAAGATTCATATTAGTTTTGATTACATTTTCTTCATTAGGATATGATCTAATTAACTTTGAAATTTTTTCACCCTTTGACTTAAAATCATTTTTTATAATAACTATATTTATCGTCTCTACTTTGATTTCTATCATATTGTCAGTTAAGGATTTCGAGAAATCAGTCTCACCTTTATATATCATAGCTTTCATTTTTCAGTTATTTGCACTCTTAAATCACGATGCATTGCTTTATAGTATTGTGTTGGAACTCTTAAGTTTAATAGCATTTGGCTTTTTATTTATGACAATCAAATCTTTCAACTCTTATAAGATATATTTTATTGTTAACGTAATATATTATTTACTTTTTATTTTAAATACCACTAGTTTTATTCCATTTATTGGTTTTCTAGCTCTAATTGCAATATCTTTAAGGTTAGCTGCCACACCATTTCACTGGTGGCAACCAAAATTCGTTAGCATCACAAATCCTATAATATCATCAGCAGTTGTATGTGTCGGAGAAGTAATAGACTTTTACCTACTGTTCTTCATATTGCAAGAAGTTAAGTCGATATCATTTATAACATATCAAGATCTAAACAATATGCTGTTCTTCATGGCAATATTATCAATTATTGTCGGAGCAATAATGGCATACCTTGAAAAAGATCTAAAAAGACTTCTCTCTTATTCGACAATTGATGATACGGGCTACTTTCTTTTAGCGCTTGCAATTGGAAATAGTTTAGGATTAATCGCAGCCGTAATAATATTAATAAATCATTCCGTTTCAAAATTTGGACTATTCGTTATAACTGACAAAATTGAAAACATTTTTTACACCACAAATATGTCAGATTTAAGCGGCATTGCAAAAAAATATCCCTTTTTATCAATAACATTTTTGATTTTTTCACTTAGCCTTATAGGTGCGCCTTTTTTACCTGGTTTTTCTGGCAAATTATTACTTTATCAGGCAGCTTTTGATAAAAGCTTGTTACTTAGTATCTTTCTAATTATTGCAAGCTGCTTAACTCTTATTTACTACATCCGTGCCTATCATAAAATTTTTTGGGGAAGTGAAGAAAGCATGGCAAGAAATAAGATGAGTTTTGTAGAAAAATTTGCTACGAATGTCTCGCTAACAATTTTATGTATAGCAATTTTATTTTTTGGTATATACCCAAACTATTTAATAAACGTCATCAATAACTTGATTAAGGTGGTACACTGA
- a CDS encoding NADH-quinone oxidoreductase subunit L, with amino-acid sequence MIDKNFIIFLSIGILFSGSIISFLFYKINSCKFHGSISIITSLISFLAIIYLCINFINYPFSTSPFSQNLFNIINLNLILRADGINLFFALFGSFISFCVCIYSFEYMSHEKNGMGRFFGFMQLFIGGYLGVVLSDNLIWTYVFFELIGLCSYQLIGFWYERDLSSYSAKKAYLMTHIAGYGLLLGIIAIAYCTNGNLIISKLEGSNFGIYINLILMGILIACMAKSVQWPLHTWIPFAMNTVTPVSALLHAACLVKAGVYILVKTYLILYPYPFPWNALIVTVGSLTSLIGVMYALKQTEIKKLLAFHTVSQIGYMVAGIGLGTPLGIASALFHALNHGLFKCTLFLCSGIIQNATGSKDLTKMGGLFKKLPFTAALFLIGSFSISGVPGFNGFISKWIFYYAAIQANYPFAAAIGLIASTLTLLSFIKASSTAFFGFQKEEFKNIQEGKYKIEIFSISLLAIFCILIGILPQFLISYLLVPALHSLNLNLNQEIFNFNLGVLLSSGGGYLASFTAIFAIIAIFIPIIIIFVSNKSFKRVQSFTGGEVKISSLKSINAFDYIFDVESLSKNFYRFTDSDKWYDFSNDLLKTAFEIIYIPIRWLENEMWLVMSMVSMIIVIAFAQLIKW; translated from the coding sequence TTGATAGACAAAAATTTTATAATTTTTCTAAGCATAGGAATTCTTTTTTCTGGAAGTATAATCTCTTTCTTATTTTATAAAATAAATTCGTGCAAGTTTCATGGATCTATTTCGATAATTACTTCTTTAATCTCCTTTTTAGCTATAATTTACCTTTGTATAAATTTTATTAACTATCCTTTTTCAACCAGTCCCTTCAGTCAAAACCTTTTCAACATCATTAATTTAAATTTAATACTAAGAGCTGATGGTATCAACTTATTTTTTGCACTTTTTGGATCCTTTATTAGTTTTTGCGTTTGCATTTATTCTTTTGAATATATGTCCCATGAAAAAAATGGAATGGGCAGATTTTTTGGATTTATGCAGCTCTTTATTGGAGGATATCTTGGAGTAGTATTGAGTGATAATTTAATTTGGACATATGTTTTCTTTGAACTTATTGGACTTTGTTCTTATCAATTAATTGGCTTTTGGTATGAAAGAGATCTTTCAAGCTACTCTGCAAAAAAGGCATATCTTATGACACACATTGCTGGATACGGGCTGTTACTTGGCATTATTGCTATTGCATATTGTACAAACGGAAACCTTATTATCTCAAAACTTGAAGGAAGTAATTTTGGCATATATATCAATCTAATTCTTATGGGAATATTAATTGCATGTATGGCAAAGTCTGTTCAATGGCCGCTTCACACGTGGATACCCTTCGCCATGAACACTGTAACTCCTGTCAGCGCACTTTTACATGCTGCATGCCTTGTTAAGGCTGGCGTATATATTCTTGTAAAGACGTATTTGATATTATACCCCTATCCCTTCCCATGGAACGCACTGATAGTTACTGTAGGCTCGTTAACATCACTAATTGGCGTAATGTATGCACTAAAACAGACAGAGATAAAAAAACTTCTTGCCTTTCACACCGTATCTCAAATTGGATATATGGTAGCAGGAATCGGACTTGGAACCCCCCTTGGGATTGCAAGCGCACTTTTTCACGCACTTAATCATGGGCTATTTAAATGCACTCTATTTTTATGCTCTGGAATAATACAAAACGCTACAGGCAGCAAAGACCTTACAAAAATGGGTGGGCTTTTTAAAAAACTTCCATTTACAGCTGCCCTCTTTCTTATAGGATCGTTTTCAATATCAGGCGTGCCGGGTTTTAATGGATTTATAAGTAAATGGATCTTTTATTATGCAGCAATTCAGGCAAATTATCCATTTGCTGCGGCTATTGGTCTTATTGCAAGCACTCTTACCCTGCTTTCTTTCATAAAGGCATCTTCAACAGCCTTTTTTGGATTCCAAAAAGAAGAATTTAAAAATATACAAGAAGGCAAATATAAAATTGAAATATTCTCAATTTCCCTGCTCGCAATTTTTTGCATACTAATTGGAATATTGCCACAATTTTTGATTTCCTATCTTCTTGTTCCAGCTCTTCATAGCCTTAACTTAAATTTAAACCAGGAAATATTCAACTTTAACCTGGGGGTCTTGTTATCCTCTGGAGGAGGCTACCTTGCAAGTTTTACAGCTATATTCGCAATAATAGCTATTTTTATACCTATCATAATAATTTTCGTCTCAAACAAAAGCTTCAAGAGAGTTCAAAGCTTTACCGGTGGAGAAGTAAAAATTAGCTCATTAAAAAGTATCAATGCATTTGATTACATATTCGATGTTGAAAGTCTTTCAAAAAACTTTTATAGATTTACAGATTCTGACAAGTGGTATGACTTTTCAAATGATTTGTTAAAAACTGCATTTGAAATTATATATATACCTATAAGGTGGCTTGAAAACGAGATGTGGCTGGTAATGAGTATGGTTTCAATGATAATAGTAATAGCTTTTGCTCAATTAATTAAATGGTAG
- a CDS encoding 4Fe-4S dicluster domain-containing protein, translating into MRLRIDQKKCIGCLKCMDACRKINNSPEPRIFISKNESTESYKITYCTMCGICEKVCPVKAIDRKKGVIDINPDACVGCKTCYYMCPFGAIEMISRQSTHYVKIIAQKCNLCEKNNFVAVCAQACPTGAIVQIAAISAE; encoded by the coding sequence GTGAGACTTAGAATAGACCAAAAAAAATGTATTGGGTGCCTCAAATGCATGGATGCATGCAGGAAAATAAATAATTCACCTGAACCAAGGATTTTTATATCGAAGAATGAATCTACAGAAAGCTACAAAATCACATATTGCACAATGTGTGGAATATGTGAAAAGGTTTGCCCTGTAAAAGCTATAGATAGAAAAAAGGGAGTAATTGATATAAATCCTGATGCATGCGTTGGCTGTAAAACTTGCTACTATATGTGCCCATTTGGGGCAATTGAAATGATATCAAGACAAAGCACACATTATGTAAAAATAATAGCTCAAAAATGTAATCTCTGTGAAAAAAACAACTTTGTTGCTGTGTGTGCTCAGGCCTGTCCAACAGGGGCAATCGTACAAATAGCAGCAATTTCTGCAGAATAA
- a CDS encoding NADH dehydrogenase subunit has protein sequence MSHPMAWVQAVEKLGNVNVPPRAKCLRTVVSELERIHSHLLWAGIAAHVIGFISVFYLIWNSREKVKDLMELTTGHRANYSFNTIGGVRRDITDLESIYKTLNEIEDNCKSFIDVVMNDKTIELRTKGVGILTKEDAITYSVVGPVARASGISQDIRKIDEPGAAYDMIDWQVIVSDGCDVFARVEVRLLEILESINIIKKLLKIMPDGPIAKEIRPIIPEGTAVGRHEAPRGEDVHVLISDGSDVPFRHKIRAPSFVNLPALSAMLPNNDLANATLIVASVDPCLSCTQR, from the coding sequence ATGTCCCATCCAATGGCCTGGGTCCAGGCAGTAGAAAAACTTGGAAATGTTAACGTACCACCAAGGGCTAAATGCTTAAGAACAGTAGTTAGTGAGCTTGAAAGAATTCACTCACACCTTCTTTGGGCAGGAATAGCAGCACATGTAATTGGTTTTATAAGCGTATTTTATTTAATATGGAATTCGAGAGAAAAGGTTAAAGACCTAATGGAATTAACCACCGGGCATAGAGCAAACTATTCATTTAATACAATTGGTGGAGTAAGAAGGGATATTACAGATTTAGAATCAATTTATAAGACATTAAACGAAATAGAAGATAACTGTAAATCATTTATTGATGTAGTTATGAATGATAAAACGATTGAACTCAGAACTAAGGGGGTTGGAATCCTCACAAAAGAAGATGCAATTACATATTCAGTCGTAGGACCTGTCGCAAGGGCTTCGGGAATATCACAAGATATTAGAAAAATTGACGAGCCAGGAGCTGCCTACGACATGATTGACTGGCAAGTAATCGTCTCTGATGGCTGTGATGTCTTTGCAAGAGTAGAAGTAAGGCTCTTAGAAATTCTGGAAAGCATAAACATTATCAAAAAACTTCTAAAAATTATGCCAGATGGCCCGATTGCTAAAGAAATTAGACCAATAATTCCAGAAGGTACAGCAGTAGGTAGGCATGAGGCACCAAGAGGCGAAGACGTTCACGTTCTTATCTCTGATGGTTCAGATGTCCCATTCAGGCACAAGATTAGAGCCCCAAGCTTTGTCAATCTTCCAGCCCTCTCAGCAATGCTGCCCAATAACGATTTGGCAAATGCTACATTAATAGTTGCCAGCGTAGATCCATGTCTCTCATGCACTCAAAGATAG
- a CDS encoding NADH-quinone oxidoreductase subunit C — MNKQNLNIIFEKIKSSCVLERGIYKNNTEDKTPLEVAIIMRSINARLILVNAYVDLEDEKSIILENLYDIEGCLFLFQFKKNLPATYTSITSVYPNANWGERECFEMFGIDFIDNKDLKNGLLLTSQKDVKVPLLKQEREKILIRKNKLQEDKIV, encoded by the coding sequence ATGAACAAACAAAATTTAAACATTATATTTGAGAAAATCAAAAGTTCCTGTGTCTTAGAAAGGGGCATTTATAAAAATAACACAGAAGACAAAACTCCCTTAGAAGTTGCTATTATTATGAGATCAATTAATGCCAGACTTATCCTGGTAAATGCATACGTAGATCTTGAAGATGAAAAATCAATAATTTTGGAAAACCTATACGATATTGAGGGGTGTTTATTTTTATTTCAGTTCAAGAAAAATCTTCCTGCCACGTATACAAGCATAACTTCAGTATATCCAAATGCCAATTGGGGAGAGAGGGAATGTTTTGAAATGTTCGGAATTGATTTTATTGATAATAAGGATTTAAAAAATGGACTGCTTCTCACCTCACAAAAAGATGTAAAGGTACCCCTTCTTAAACAGGAAAGAGAAAAGATTTTAATAAGAAAAAATAAACTTCAGGAGGACAAAATTGTCTGA
- a CDS encoding MFS transporter yields the protein MSEKSVPWYLEVNKSQWYSLFAGFMGWGLDAFDVMLYAFALTSIMKEWSINTAILGLLASLTLLSSAAGGIIWGIIADKIGRKKALMSTVLIFSICSALSGLSQNIWQLAIARTLLGLGMGGEWATGALLVSESWPAEHRGKAIGIMQSGWAIGYFLAALASSFVIPAYGWRMLFFIGILPALFIFYVRKFVDEPRIWIEKTDKNRTFISSFIEIFKPYLLKFTIITTLISSAVMFAYWGLFVWLPGFLSSPVEKGGAGLSIVKSSSFMMPTMIGAFLGYISFGFIADRLGRRPTFSFYLIISAILVYIYGHTRDANTLMLIGPFLGFFGSGYFSGFGAFISELFPTKARGAGVGFTYNTGRALSAFAPTVVGFFAISYGLGVSLTITSLFFFLGAILIFFLPETKGIELQ from the coding sequence GTGTCAGAAAAAAGCGTTCCATGGTACTTAGAGGTCAACAAAAGCCAGTGGTATTCTCTTTTTGCAGGTTTTATGGGATGGGGACTAGATGCGTTTGATGTTATGCTTTATGCCTTCGCCCTCACAAGTATCATGAAGGAGTGGTCAATAAACACAGCAATACTAGGACTTTTAGCATCTCTTACCCTACTATCTTCAGCTGCTGGTGGTATAATATGGGGCATTATCGCTGACAAGATTGGCAGAAAAAAAGCTTTGATGTCAACTGTATTAATTTTTTCAATTTGTTCGGCTTTAAGCGGTTTATCTCAGAATATCTGGCAGCTTGCTATAGCAAGGACTTTACTTGGACTTGGAATGGGCGGTGAATGGGCTACGGGTGCCTTGCTTGTAAGCGAATCCTGGCCAGCAGAACACAGAGGAAAAGCGATTGGCATTATGCAAAGCGGTTGGGCAATAGGATATTTTTTAGCTGCTTTAGCATCCTCTTTCGTTATTCCAGCATATGGGTGGAGGATGCTCTTTTTTATAGGCATACTCCCGGCTTTATTTATATTTTATGTAAGAAAATTCGTAGATGAACCAAGAATATGGATTGAAAAGACTGATAAAAACAGAACTTTTATTTCATCATTCATTGAAATCTTTAAACCATACCTGCTTAAATTTACAATAATTACCACTTTAATTAGCTCAGCAGTTATGTTTGCCTATTGGGGTTTATTTGTCTGGTTGCCTGGATTTTTAAGCTCTCCAGTAGAAAAAGGTGGAGCTGGACTTAGTATAGTAAAGAGTTCAAGCTTTATGATGCCCACCATGATCGGTGCCTTTTTAGGTTACATTAGTTTTGGCTTTATAGCTGACAGATTGGGGAGAAGACCAACATTTTCTTTTTATCTTATAATATCAGCAATTTTGGTATATATTTATGGACATACAAGAGATGCAAACACATTAATGTTAATTGGGCCCTTTCTAGGATTTTTTGGTTCAGGGTATTTTAGTGGATTTGGAGCATTCATCTCAGAACTCTTCCCAACAAAAGCAAGGGGGGCGGGAGTAGGTTTTACATATAATACTGGAAGAGCGCTAAGCGCTTTTGCACCTACAGTTGTTGGGTTTTTTGCCATTAGTTATGGTCTTGGCGTATCTCTCACTATTACCTCACTTTTCTTTTTCCTCGGCGCAATTCTAATATTCTTTTTACCAGAAACAAAAGGAATAGAATTACAATAA
- a CDS encoding glycosyltransferase, with protein sequence MYLFFKLRKKHPVDPNFNPKVLLITPFKGLEQNTRANALSILNQDYNNIQIYFVVDSKKDEAYQILKDLEKDYGNKLSVIISGISKSCSQKVYNIVRAIQKCKEYDILVVLDSDGSPSSDFISKLISPLRSERISITTGYPKYFPPNKTFFGFGRAILVSLGIVHALNPFNRGIWGGAFAIKREDFEKIGGVKIWERSVCEDRDLTCAISKANLNVSFVPEAFLHSPEDATLSSFLEYWRRRYLILKLWDKPLWISSGVIYFAFLVPYIVLLLDLVDPLYEANLVWTIASILIIIIGSILILKFDFKEENQLVLRAFFLPIYFFVMLLAFCQGIFQNELQWRGVTYKFNKAGKLIVLR encoded by the coding sequence GTGTATCTATTTTTTAAATTAAGAAAAAAGCATCCGGTGGATCCTAACTTTAACCCAAAAGTGCTCTTAATTACACCCTTTAAAGGATTGGAGCAAAACACCAGAGCAAATGCTTTATCAATTTTAAATCAAGATTACAATAATATTCAGATTTACTTTGTTGTTGATTCAAAGAAGGATGAAGCATATCAAATCTTAAAAGATCTGGAGAAGGACTATGGTAATAAATTAAGCGTTATAATCTCTGGTATTTCAAAAAGTTGTAGCCAAAAGGTATATAACATTGTAAGGGCAATTCAGAAATGTAAGGAATACGACATACTTGTAGTTCTTGATTCTGATGGCAGTCCCTCTTCTGACTTCATTTCAAAACTAATTTCTCCACTTCGATCTGAGAGAATTTCAATTACAACCGGTTATCCAAAATATTTCCCGCCTAATAAGACATTTTTTGGTTTTGGTAGGGCTATACTTGTAAGTCTTGGAATAGTGCACGCTCTCAATCCATTTAATAGAGGTATCTGGGGTGGAGCTTTTGCTATAAAAAGAGAAGATTTCGAGAAAATTGGGGGAGTTAAAATTTGGGAAAGAAGTGTTTGTGAAGATAGAGATCTTACCTGTGCAATTAGTAAGGCCAATCTAAACGTTTCATTTGTTCCTGAAGCCTTTTTGCATTCACCTGAAGATGCCACTTTATCTTCGTTTTTAGAATACTGGAGAAGACGGTATCTTATATTAAAACTTTGGGATAAACCGCTTTGGATTTCTTCAGGAGTTATTTATTTTGCTTTTTTGGTTCCATATATTGTTTTGCTTTTGGATCTTGTAGACCCACTGTATGAAGCTAATCTGGTTTGGACAATTGCTTCAATTCTAATTATCATTATTGGCTCGATACTTATTTTAAAGTTTGACTTCAAAGAAGAAAATCAGCTCGTTTTGAGAGCTTTCTTCTTGCCTATTTATTTTTTTGTTATGCTTTTGGCTTTTTGCCAGGGAATCTTTCAGAACGAACTTCAGTGGAGAGGGGTTACATATAAGTTTAATAAAGCGGGAAAATTAATTGTTTTGAGATAA
- a CDS encoding bile acid:sodium symporter family protein produces MSVADRFTRWITGFFTLWVIIFALLAFYNPDFFKWLLPYISILLGIIMFGVGITLDLKDFGQIIKQPKNVIIGVLLQFIIMPLLGFGIVLLFKLPYQLAAGVVLVGCVPSGTASNVMTLIAKGDVLLSVTVSSLTTLLSPFVTPYLYYWLAGTWIPINPNAMFIDIFKIIIVPIILGFLIRIFLGAERAKAISYFLPSISVFAIVLIISAVVAVTRDRLLLVAIPIVIVVVMHNSLGYLFAYLFSKYLFGMTEKQARAISFEVGMQNSGLSTVLAMKFLTPIAALPSIVFSVWHNISGSMLANFWSQRDPEI; encoded by the coding sequence TTGAGTGTTGCTGATCGATTTACGAGATGGATAACAGGTTTTTTTACTTTATGGGTTATAATTTTTGCGCTGTTAGCATTTTATAATCCTGATTTTTTTAAATGGTTGTTGCCATATATTTCTATACTGTTGGGGATAATAATGTTTGGCGTGGGTATAACTTTGGACTTAAAGGATTTTGGTCAGATTATAAAGCAACCGAAAAATGTTATTATTGGCGTTCTTCTTCAATTTATTATTATGCCTTTGTTAGGTTTTGGGATCGTTCTTTTGTTTAAACTGCCATATCAATTAGCTGCTGGAGTTGTACTGGTTGGATGCGTCCCCTCAGGGACTGCTTCTAATGTGATGACCTTGATAGCAAAAGGAGATGTATTGCTTTCCGTTACTGTATCCTCACTTACCACTTTGCTTTCTCCTTTTGTTACCCCATATTTATACTACTGGCTTGCTGGAACATGGATTCCTATTAATCCAAATGCTATGTTTATAGATATATTTAAAATTATTATAGTTCCAATAATTCTTGGCTTTTTGATCAGGATATTTCTGGGTGCAGAAAGGGCCAAAGCAATTTCTTATTTTTTGCCTTCTATTTCTGTTTTTGCTATTGTTTTAATTATCAGTGCCGTTGTGGCAGTTACAAGAGATAGGTTGTTATTGGTGGCAATTCCTATTGTTATAGTTGTTGTTATGCATAATAGCTTAGGTTATTTATTTGCTTATTTGTTCTCAAAATATCTTTTTGGTATGACAGAAAAGCAAGCAAGGGCTATATCTTTTGAGGTAGGAATGCAAAATTCAGGTTTGAGTACTGTGTTGGCTATGAAATTTTTAACTCCAATTGCAGCGCTTCCCTCTATAGTTTTTAGCGTATG